The following coding sequences lie in one Capsicum annuum cultivar UCD-10X-F1 chromosome 5, UCD10Xv1.1, whole genome shotgun sequence genomic window:
- the LOC107872708 gene encoding shugoshin-1 codes for MKDSLGNAARKKLADISNIPEQMRINNQNEKSETMSICSKEFVDKVQKENAALVKIITEKKKIIELAGAEIQKMRINLQKMQQRNHELAQSNSQMLADLNSAKDRLKALQHELGCKNGVLRAKDLEAEEIAKQKMRQELNDEVKPIKCEEAGDSSLGNGNNDRPAKIKRKPQAKSLGSSTQVPPQDTAENKRPCVRRQSARFKHEAPQQTTTTTSSSQSQATKPDEDYFEAEDKCTPMVNLVQQNGSDLETNPALMFESTEFGRSSLSRPLRHAAKKVQSYKEVPLNIKMRRPV; via the exons ATGAAGGATTCATTGGGGAATGCAGCGAGAAAAAAGCTAGCTGATATTAGCAATATTCCGGAACAAATGCGAATCAATAACCAAAATGAGAAGTCGGAAACGATGTCAATTTGTTCAAAAGAGTTCGTAGACAAGGTCCAGAAG GAGAATGCGGCGTTGGTGAAGATCATAACAGAAAAAAA aaaaatcattgaATTAGCTGGAGCGGAGATACAGAAGATGAGAATTAACCTACAGAAAATGCAGCAACGGAATCATGAACTTGCACAGTCAAATAGTCAAATGCTTGCG GATTTAAATTCAGCTAAAGATAGG CTCAAAGCATTACAACATGAGCTTGGATGTAAAAATGGTGTACTTAGAGCGAAAGATCTTGAAGCAGAG GAGATAGCAAAACAAAAAATGCGGCAGGAGTTGAACGATGAG GTAAAACCCATCAAGTGTGAAGAGGCGGGGGATTCTTCTTTGGGAAATGGCAATAATGATAGACCTGCAAAAATCAAAAGGAAGCCTCAGGCAAAGA GTTTGGGCTCTTCTACGCAAGTGCCACCCCAGGATACGGCTGAAAATAAAAG ACCTTGTGTAAGAAGGCAGTCCGCTCGGTTTAAACATGAAGCACCTCAacagacaacaacaacaacatcttCATCTCAGTCCCAAGCAACGAAGCCGGATGAAGATTATTTCGAGGCAGAAGACAAATGCACACCGATGGTTAATCTAGTCCAGCAAAATGGTTCTGATTTAGAAACCAATCCTGCATTGATGTTTGAATCTACAGAGTTCGGACGATCATCTTTGAGCAGGCCACTCAGGCATGCAGCTAAAAAAGTGCAGTCTTACAAGGAAGTTCCGTTGAACATAAAAATGCGCAGACCGGTATGA